CGTGACGGTGGTGATGACGGTGCTGGAAAACCTGAAGGCGGAGCATCGCCACGGCGATATCGTTGTCGCGTTTGTGCCGGATGAAGAAGTGGGCCTGCGCGGAGCTAAAGCACTGGACCTCTCGCGCTTTGCCGTCGATTTTGCGTGGACTATCGACTGCTGCGAGCTGGGCGAAATCGTCTATGAGAACTTTAACGCCGCAGCGGCAGAGATCCGCTTTACCGGCGTCACCGCCCACCCGATGTCGTCAAAAGGCGTGCTGGTCAATCCCTTGCTAATGGCTACCGATTACATGAGCCATTTTGACCGCCAGCAAACCCCGGAGCATACCGCCGGACGCGAAGGCTACGTCTGGTTTAACGGTATCCAGGGCGATCAAAACAGCACATTGCTACAGGCCAGCATTCGCGATTTTGACCTTGAAAGTTTTAACCGTCGCAAGCAGCAGATGGGCGAAGTGGCGCAGAAAATCGCCGCGCAGTATCCAACCGGCAGCGTCGAATTTCACGTCAGCGATACCTATAGCAACATCAGCAATGCGATTGGCGAAGATCGCCGGGCCATCGACCTGATGTTTGAGGCGATGGAAAGCTTAGGGATCACACCGAAACCGACGCCGATGCGTGGGGGCACCGACGGCGCGGCGCTGTCGGCAAAGGGAGTATTAACGCCGAACTTCTTTACCGGCGCGCACAACTTCCACTCGAAGTTTGAGTTTCTGCCGCTGCGCGCCTTTGAGGCCTCTTATAAGACCGCGTTACAGCTCTGTCTGCTGGCCGCGCGTTAAATCGGTTTGCGCGCCAGCATAGTGGCGAAACGCAGTTTAATGCGATTACCGTTGGCGTCGGTGCGATGTAGTTCGCCGACGTCTTCGTTGTACTTGAGGAACTCCCAACCCGCGTAATAATTACGCAGTTCTTGCGGTTTAAAGGCAAACGGGAAGCCAACGGTGCACGGATAGTCTTCAGTATCCATCGCCGCGACGATCAGGTTGTATCCACCCGCTTTAGTGCAGCGCTGCATGTTATCAATAAGCCCCGGGATCGTCTTTGCCTCAAGGAACATCATCACCACGGTGGAGAGAATAAAATCATACTCGCCGTCGAAGCTCAGCGAGTTAAGGTCCTTAATCGCCGCCTGCAGGTTCTCCAGCCCTTCCGCCTGACGAATACTTTCAAGATTGTTGATGCTGGCCGGGTTTTTATCCCATGCGGTAACGGCAAAGCCATTAGCCGCCAGATAAAGGCTATTGCGCCCGTTACCGCAGCCCAGGTCCAGCGTCTTGCCCGGCGCGATCAGCGTCGCGGCATGCACCACTTCCGAGTGGGTGCGGGTCATGCCGTATTTATCGGTAAAGTAGTTTTCATCACGAAGAGTCATGGTTAATCCTTATTTTTTAATAACGTTTCGCGATCGACGCGAATCAGCAGTTTGCCGCGCATCAGCAGCAGGAAGGTACGAATCAGCAGCAGCCCAATAATGACGTTGGTAAAGATAAACAGCGGCATCGCCAGGGCATGAAAAAATCCGTTGGGATGGGTATGACCGAGATGCAGCCCGGTGGTCGCCAACGCGGAGATACCGAACGAGAAGCTCCAGAACGACGCGTTAAACGGCTGGCGCAAATACCACGGCATCAGGCGCAACATAAACAGCAACTGAAGCAGGCCGTAGCCAAACAGCAGCTTAGCAAAGGTATCCGCTTCCCCACCGTTGACGCTCAGCCAGGCGCTGCACGCCACCAGCGCCGGGGCCAGTTGAATGCCCAGCGAGGTTCGCATGGCGGTCGGTAGTTCGCCGTCGCTGCGCAGACGCTGCAAAATCACCGGCTCCAGGCTGAGCCACGAGAAGATCCCCGCGCCAAGAAACACCAGCCCGGCATCGTTAAAACCCAGCGCGCCGCAGGCCATGGCGCTAATAAAGTTGTTCGCCACCGTCGGCAAGTAGAGACCCGGCGTCGTCGCCTCTCCGGGGTGTTGTCCCCGCCATAGTCCGGCGCTTTGCCAGGCAGAATAGGAGAGCTGTAGCACCACGCCAAGACTAAACAGGACCAGCGATAGCGAGCGCAGCCATGGCACAAAGCCGATGGAGACCAGCATGGTGGTCGCCGGAAAAAGGCTGACAAAGCTACTGGCGACCGGGTGACGCATCTCTTGCAGTACGCTATGCGGAAAACGTAGCGCCCGTGAAATAAACGTGACCGCCAGCAACGCCCAAATGACCATCGCCAGAATCACCAGCCCGTCGCCAATAGCCCGGCTCACCGGCCAGATGGTACTGGCATAGCGCCAGGCGATGCCCATACCGATAATGCCCAGCACCATGCCAAAGTAACCCGCCGGTAAATTCAATACCTGACTCTTAATCTGGTTTTTATTCATTTTGTTTAATATTTCAATTTATCTTAAGTTGCATTTTAAAAGAACCTTCAAAAACGCGCTACGGAGTTTTTTGCTATCTTTATGTTAACCATACGTAATGAGAAAGTCCGATGCGCAAATATTGCCTCAGTGAGAAGGTTCGCCAGTTTCACTATGAAGAGGACGGGAACAAACATAGCGCAAATCTGCGGCAAATTGTCGCCTTGCGTGATTTCGCTGACGTGAAAGTCGGGGACGAAGGCGGCTGGCTGGACGATGAAGAGGCGCTGAGCCACAGCGGCGAGTGCTGGATTTATGATGCCAATAGCGCCGTTTTTGCTGGTTCGAGGATTGAGGGCAACGCGCGGTTGACCGGCGAGTGCGTGATCGGTCACGGCGTCATCATTAGCGATAACGCCTGCCTGGATAGCGTACACATCAGCCATCACGCGCGAATAAGTGACAACGTCACGATAGAATCATCCCGGATTCGGGGGTGTTGCCATCTGGCGGACGACGCGCGGATCCTCCCCCACAGCCTGATTATCGCCGCTCAGGGACTCACCGCCGACAATGATAAGATCCTGCGTATTTATCAGCGGGCGACGGTCAGCACATCGCGGATTGTCCATCAGGCGCAAATTTACGGTGATGCCTTTGTCGAACACGCGTTCGTCGAACATCGAGCGGAGATTTTTGACAATGCCCGACTGGAAGGCAACGACGAGAACGATGTTTGGGTTTGTGATAACGCCAGAGTCTATGGTAATGCGCGGATTATCGCCGGGCGCGAAGAGGACGCCATTCCAACCCTGCGTTACAGCTCGCAGGTCGCGGAAAATGCAATCGTAGAGGGAAACTGCCTGCTTAAGCACCGGGTGATGGTCGGCGGCCATGCGCACCTGCGCGGTGGGCCAATCCTGCTTGATGATGAGGTGTTAATAGAGGGAAACGCGGCTATCTGTGGTGATGTGATAATCGAACATCAGGTGGCAATTCGCGACGGCGCACGGATTGAGGCAAGCGCTGGCGATGCCATTCACATTCGTGGCGCAAAGGTTATTAGCGGCGACGAGCATATTACCCGTACGCCAATCGTCGGTTTTCTGTAAGCCTTACCCCCGGGGGCGGCGCTCAACGCGCCTTGCCCGTATATGGACACCTCCCGTGATGCAAGCTATTTTTTGTGTGAGTCACCAGGGTAAGTTGCGTTCGTATATCCGGCCTCTCTTTCGGTACCGTCGTACCCGGGCCATGATGTGTTCTGCGCACCTGCTTCCTTTCGGGCTATCGGCTTTGCTTCGCAGGGAGCCTTCGGACAGGCCGGATTTCTCAGGTGCTGGTCTTACCGGTTACTCATCACGCTAAATCGCTTCGCAATCTCACGACAGGGTTACTGCTCTTTTTACTGCATGGCTCACGGGGCGTCGGTTAACCGGCGACCCGTGAACCATGGTAATCTTCTCCGCGACTCATCACCGCCCACGCTATCCGCACATTCTTGTTCGCCAGCGCCACCGTCGCGATATTCCGGTTCCGTCTTTCCGCCACCGACTGCAGCCACTGGCTCCGCCGGTCTTCTTTGCCTGCACATGTCTTCAGAACTGACCGTGCCCCGTGGATGACCAGCGTACGCAGGTAGCTGTCACCCCGCTTGCTGATATGCCCCAGCTGCTGCTTACCGCCGCTTGAGTGCTGCCGGGGAACCAGCCCCACATAAGCCGCCATCTCCCGACCGTTCTTAAACTGCGTCGCGTCACCCAACAACGCCACCATCGCGCTGGCGGTTATCACGCCGATACCTTCTATTTTCATCAGCCGCTGGATGCAGATATCTTCCCGCGCCGCCTCTGCGAGCCGCCGGTCATGCCCCGCCACCCGGTCATCCAGCATCCGCAGCTCTTCGGCCAGCTCGCACAGCAGGCGCATAAACCGGTCATCCCACTGCTCCTGCTGTGACAGTATCTCCGGCAGCGCCTTACGCAACTGGCTGATGCCGACCGGCAGCACCACGCCGAATTCGCCCAGAAAGCCCCGTATCTCGTTGCACAGCGCCGTGCGGCTTTTTATCACTCTGGCCCGCACGCGATGCTCAGCCTGAAGAGTCTGCTGGCGCTCTGTCTTAACCGCGACGAAGCGCATGGCGGGGCGGCTGATGGCTTCACAGATGGCTTCGGCATCGTTGGCATCATTCTTGTTGCCCCTGAGGTAGGGCTTAACAAACTTCGGGGGAATAATGTGCACGGTATGTCCCATGCGGGTGAGTTCGCGGGCCCAGTAGTGGGATGACGCGCAGGCTTCAATCCCGACGGTGCAGGGAGCCAGCTGAGAGAAATAAGCGTGCATGTGGGCGCGGCGGAGAGATTTCCGCACGACGACATGTTCATGGTGATCCACAGCATGGATCTGAAAGACATTTTTTGCCAGGTCAAGACCGATACGTTTAATATTCATGGTGGACACCTCCTCCTGTGGACTGCAGGTAACACTTCCAGTCTGGCACGTTCTGATGCCGTAAGGTGGGAGGTGTCCATCACATCGGGCTACAGGTTCGAGCGATCTTTGGGTGTTGTAGCCGGACAGATGCGCAGCATCGCCTCCGGGAAGAACCTCAGTTTTATTGCCCATCACAATCAATAATTCGCCCGTAGATATTCTGGTCATCATACGAACCGTTGAGGAACTCGGCCTGCTTCAGACACCCTTCAAGCGTAAAACCATTACGTAACGCTACCTGATTGCTCTTATGGTTCGCCACCCGGCATTTGATCACAAACCGGCGAACCGTACCGCTGCGAGCGTAATAATCCATAAAAGCCTGTAGCGCCTGAGAAAGCAGCCCCTGTCCATTATGGCTTTCGTCAATCCAGTAGCCGATATACGCGGTCTTGTTAATCGGTTCAATCTGGTTAAACGACAGCACGCCGATAATCTCTTCATGCAAAAAGAGCAAAAACATTTTGGCGTAGCCGCGCTGATGCAGCATTACGTTGCCCTGCACGTGGCGACGGGTTTCATCTTCGTGGCTGACCTCAGCGGGCCAGCTCAGCGATTGCTGAAGCCAGTGCTGGTTTTTAATCACCAGTTGGTGCAACTCAGTGACGTGACGTTCATCAACAGCACGCAGTGAAAGCGTGTCGGTCACGGGGATTTGTTCTTGCATTGGGGTGTTTTCAGCAGACATAGCGCACTCTTACAGAAAGGCAAACGCCCGCAGAATCTCCTCTGCGGGCGGGACAAGGAGCGATTACTTCATCACCCTATCATCAACGTAGTTGCGCTTATCCGGCGCTGGCGGGAAATACTGATACAGCCAGGTTTCGCTGATCGCCTCCCCCTGGCAGCGCAGGAACATACGCATCTCCACCGGGTCGGTAGAATCCGAGGTCGGATACCAGTCAAACTGGATGCGATAGCCATCAAACGGTTCGACGTAGAGGATCTCTATCTGCTTCGCCTCGCCGCTCGAAAGGGTAATCACCGGCTCAATACCCTTCGGCGCAGCAGCTTTCAGATCGCCACCGACAAAATCGATGGCAAAGCGACGGGTCCATTTATCCGGGTAGTGCTCGCCCGGTGCCCAACCTTCCGGGAAACCGCCCATCCCGGTGCGCGTCGCCATCACCCGCGCCAGCGGGGAACGTACCGGCGGCTGCGCGCTCCAGTAGAGACGATAGCGGAAGTCCAGTTCATCCCCGGCTTTCACCGGTTTCGCCGGTTGCCAGAAGCAGACGATATTATCCAGCGTTTCGCCGGTGGTCGGGATCTCCATCAGGCTGACGGCCCCTTTACCCCACTGGTTACGCGGTTCAACCCACAGGCTTGGGCGCTTGTTATACCAGCCCATAATGTCCTGATAGTGGGAGAAATCGCGATCCAGCTGTAGCAGGCCAAAACCGCGCGGGTTCTTATCCTGGTAGGCGTTAAATTGCAGCTTTTGCGGGTTGTTCAGCGGACGACAAATCCACTCGCCGTTGCCCAGCCACATCGACAGGCGATCGGAGTCATGGATTTGCGGGTGGATGGTGTCGCACATCCGGCGTTCGTTGTTGCCGCAGCTGAACATACTGGTCATCGGCGCAATGCCCAGCTGTTTGATGTCCTTACGCGCATAGATGTGGTTTTCCACATCCATAATCACCTGCGTTTCCTGGCAGTTGACGACAAACTTATAGGCCCCGGTGACGCTCGGGCTGTCGAGCAGTGCGTATACGGTAAATACCGTCGCTCCCGGTTTGGCGGTTTCAAACCAGAAAGAGGTGAAATCCGGGAACTCTTCCGGCGTATCGGTAAAGGTGTCGATAGCCAGTCCACGGGCAGACAGACCATACTGATAAGTACTGTCCACCGCGCGGAAGTAGCTTGCACCGAGGAAAGCGACGATATCACGACGCGCCAGCTCCGGGGCTTTAAAGACGCGGAACCCGGCAAAACCGAGATCGCTCTGGCCTTCCAGCTGTTTGGTGTCGACGCCGGCATCGTTGTATTTAAACAGCTCCGGGCGGAAGTGAATTTCCCGCGCCTGCTGGCTTTGCGAATCCAGCGAGAACATGCGCACGCGGCGGCGGAAGCCCATGCCGACGTGGAAGAACTGAATATCCAGCTTGCGCTCTTCGATATTGCTCC
This Klebsiella sp. RHBSTW-00484 DNA region includes the following protein-coding sequences:
- the tehB gene encoding tellurite resistance methyltransferase TehB, whose product is MTLRDENYFTDKYGMTRTHSEVVHAATLIAPGKTLDLGCGNGRNSLYLAANGFAVTAWDKNPASINNLESIRQAEGLENLQAAIKDLNSLSFDGEYDFILSTVVMMFLEAKTIPGLIDNMQRCTKAGGYNLIVAAMDTEDYPCTVGFPFAFKPQELRNYYAGWEFLKYNEDVGELHRTDANGNRIKLRFATMLARKPI
- the rimL gene encoding 50S ribosomal protein L7/L12-serine acetyltransferase, yielding MSAENTPMQEQIPVTDTLSLRAVDERHVTELHQLVIKNQHWLQQSLSWPAEVSHEDETRRHVQGNVMLHQRGYAKMFLLFLHEEIIGVLSFNQIEPINKTAYIGYWIDESHNGQGLLSQALQAFMDYYARSGTVRRFVIKCRVANHKSNQVALRNGFTLEGCLKQAEFLNGSYDDQNIYGRIIDCDGQ
- the pepT gene encoding peptidase T is translated as MSSPLASQLTQRFFRYLAITSQSDPRATTLPTTPGQHAMAQALADELRQLGLDEIVIDEHATVTAVKKGNVPGAPRIGFITHIDTVDVGLSPDIHPQILRFTGEDLCLNTDKDIWLRVAEHPEISAYPGEEIIFSDGTSVLGADNKSAVTVVMTVLENLKAEHRHGDIVVAFVPDEEVGLRGAKALDLSRFAVDFAWTIDCCELGEIVYENFNAAAAEIRFTGVTAHPMSSKGVLVNPLLMATDYMSHFDRQQTPEHTAGREGYVWFNGIQGDQNSTLLQASIRDFDLESFNRRKQQMGEVAQKIAAQYPTGSVEFHVSDTYSNISNAIGEDRRAIDLMFEAMESLGITPKPTPMRGGTDGAALSAKGVLTPNFFTGAHNFHSKFEFLPLRAFEASYKTALQLCLLAAR
- the tehA gene encoding dicarboxylate transporter/tellurite-resistance protein TehA — translated: MNKNQIKSQVLNLPAGYFGMVLGIIGMGIAWRYASTIWPVSRAIGDGLVILAMVIWALLAVTFISRALRFPHSVLQEMRHPVASSFVSLFPATTMLVSIGFVPWLRSLSLVLFSLGVVLQLSYSAWQSAGLWRGQHPGEATTPGLYLPTVANNFISAMACGALGFNDAGLVFLGAGIFSWLSLEPVILQRLRSDGELPTAMRTSLGIQLAPALVACSAWLSVNGGEADTFAKLLFGYGLLQLLFMLRLMPWYLRQPFNASFWSFSFGISALATTGLHLGHTHPNGFFHALAMPLFIFTNVIIGLLLIRTFLLLMRGKLLIRVDRETLLKNKD
- the ydcK gene encoding YdcK family protein, which codes for MRKYCLSEKVRQFHYEEDGNKHSANLRQIVALRDFADVKVGDEGGWLDDEEALSHSGECWIYDANSAVFAGSRIEGNARLTGECVIGHGVIISDNACLDSVHISHHARISDNVTIESSRIRGCCHLADDARILPHSLIIAAQGLTADNDKILRIYQRATVSTSRIVHQAQIYGDAFVEHAFVEHRAEIFDNARLEGNDENDVWVCDNARVYGNARIIAGREEDAIPTLRYSSQVAENAIVEGNCLLKHRVMVGGHAHLRGGPILLDDEVLIEGNAAICGDVIIEHQVAIRDGARIEASAGDAIHIRGAKVISGDEHITRTPIVGFL
- a CDS encoding glucan biosynthesis protein D, with the translated sequence MNRRRFLKSSMAVAAVCGTSGVASLFSKAAFAEDSGIADGLTRRFDYTVLQSMAHDLARQPWGGAPRDLPPTLANLTPQAYNSIQYDAAHSLWSNIEERKLDIQFFHVGMGFRRRVRMFSLDSQSQQAREIHFRPELFKYNDAGVDTKQLEGQSDLGFAGFRVFKAPELARRDIVAFLGASYFRAVDSTYQYGLSARGLAIDTFTDTPEEFPDFTSFWFETAKPGATVFTVYALLDSPSVTGAYKFVVNCQETQVIMDVENHIYARKDIKQLGIAPMTSMFSCGNNERRMCDTIHPQIHDSDRLSMWLGNGEWICRPLNNPQKLQFNAYQDKNPRGFGLLQLDRDFSHYQDIMGWYNKRPSLWVEPRNQWGKGAVSLMEIPTTGETLDNIVCFWQPAKPVKAGDELDFRYRLYWSAQPPVRSPLARVMATRTGMGGFPEGWAPGEHYPDKWTRRFAIDFVGGDLKAAAPKGIEPVITLSSGEAKQIEILYVEPFDGYRIQFDWYPTSDSTDPVEMRMFLRCQGEAISETWLYQYFPPAPDKRNYVDDRVMK
- a CDS encoding IS110 family transposase, whose translation is MNIKRIGLDLAKNVFQIHAVDHHEHVVVRKSLRRAHMHAYFSQLAPCTVGIEACASSHYWARELTRMGHTVHIIPPKFVKPYLRGNKNDANDAEAICEAISRPAMRFVAVKTERQQTLQAEHRVRARVIKSRTALCNEIRGFLGEFGVVLPVGISQLRKALPEILSQQEQWDDRFMRLLCELAEELRMLDDRVAGHDRRLAEAAREDICIQRLMKIEGIGVITASAMVALLGDATQFKNGREMAAYVGLVPRQHSSGGKQQLGHISKRGDSYLRTLVIHGARSVLKTCAGKEDRRSQWLQSVAERRNRNIATVALANKNVRIAWAVMSRGEDYHGSRVAG